The Nitrospirota bacterium genome contains the following window.
CAATTTTATGTCAACGCAGTCGTAATGCTATAGTGTGGGGTAGACCCTATGGGAGGGGAGAAGAGACAGGAGAATATAGAATGTGACTTGATCGCGCAGCCCGCTATGCGCCGATGCCTTTCGAGGCAGGTACACCATCGGCCTTCTCAGGCGACCATTCCGTTGCCGTGAGGCGCCTGCCCGTGATCCTCCGTCCCTCATCGGATGCAAGAAAGACGGCTAGGGGAACGATGATCCCGGGCTTGAGCAGGCGTGAGCGCAGATCAGCGGGAATGCCGGACGGGATCATGCCGGTGTCGGTTGGGCCACCGGGAAGGATCTCGTTCACGGTTATGCCCGTGCCTTCCAGGTCCTGGGCCCAGATGATCGTCTCGGACTCAAGGGCCGCTTTCGACGGGCCGTAGGGCGAGAACCCTTTGCGCTTCATGGTCTCGTAGTTCATGGTCACATTGATGATCGCACCGCTCTTCTGGCGCAGCAAATGCGGCACCGCTGCACGTGCCATGTAGAAGGGTCCGTTCACGTTCGTATCGATCACCATCTTCCATGTCCCGGGGTCTGTTTCCCAGAAGCGTGCCGGCTCGGTCATGAAGGCCGGGGAAACATATTTCATGCCCCGGCCGGCGTTGTTCACAAGCACGTCAATGCGGCCGAAACGGGAGATCGTTTCGCCTATGACGCCCTCACAGGCGCGGAAATCGGCAACGTCCGCCAGAAGAGCAAGGGCCTTGTCCCTTCCCCAGGCGGAGACAAAGGAATCGATCTCCGCCCGCTCGCGGGCCGCGGTCACGACCACGCAACAGCCCTCCTGAACGTATCCCTCGGCAATGGCCCTGCCCATGCCCCGGCCGCCGCCGGTCACGAGCGCCACTTTCCCGTCCAATTTGCCCATGCTCACCTCTCAACACCTTATTAATAGTCTAATAAAACGGTCATTCCGGGCATGACCCGGAATCTGAGGGATTTTGGCTAGAGCCTGGATTCCTGCTTTCGCAGGAATGACGAACTCGGGGGTACAGTCTATTATGAGACCATTGATATGATAATAGAAGCTTTGATTACTTCCCTCTTCTCGACCAAAGACAAAATTAAGGACCGGACCTTCTTCGCATGCGCTAAATCCCCTTGAACGTCACCGCTTCCTGAACAGTCCGCCGGAGGGTCCGATACTGGTTCTGAGGATGTTCGGCGTCCGCATACCCGAGCGCGATCCCGATGATGATCGAAAGGTCATCCGGTATTTTCAGTTCCTTCCGGATCAGGTCAGGATGGGCGGCAAGGGTCACTGCCGGGGCTGAACCGAGGCCGAAGTGGCGCGCCGCCAGCATGAGGCTCTGGGAAAAAAGGCCGAGGTCGAAGATCGACCAGGGGGTAAGCGTGCGGTCCATGCAGATATAGGCGACCACCGGCGCATGAAAGAAATGATAATTCATTTCCGACAGGTCCTTGAGCTCTGATTTGTCCAGACAGACGCGCTCAAGGGTCGCCATGCGCTCGGACTTCAGGGTCTCCATCCGTTTCAGGAGCGCAGGCGGCCACTCTTTGGGCACCGCAAGATCGGGGTTTCGCGCCACGCAGTTTTTCAGGTTCGTAAGATAGACCTCGCGCAGTCTGTTCAGGACCTCGCCTCCGGCCACGTAGACCTCCCACGGCTGCGTGTTGGCCCAAGATGGCGCCTTGAGCGCCGCCTCCATGACACTTTCGAGCGTATTGCGGTCGACGGGATCAGGCTTAAAAGCGCGGACCGTAAACCGTGTGTTCAAAGCATCAATGATATGCATGAAAGAGCCCTCCCCTTCCGGTATTTCCAGATAAAGCGAAGCAATACGCTCGCAGTCGACAAATTCATTCCTGAGCACCTAACCCGGACAAGCCGGGACCAAAAGGGCATCTCTCGCAGAGCACGCTGAGAACGCAGAGTTAAATCAAAATCTTTAAGTCTTGGTTTTAACCCAGAATATTTTCTGCGCTTCTCTCTGAGAGCTCTGCGCCTCTGCGAGAAATTTCTTGCCATTATTAGTGGAATTTGATTTCTTAGCTACTAACCTACGATGCTTTCCACTATTTCCGCCGAACTTTTTACGATAACCAGCTTCTCAAGATTTTTCAACGAACGCTGATGGGCTTCCTTGTCCGCCGACGAGACGCAGTCGGAGACAACAACAGGCCAGAACCCTCTGTTTGCCGCATCGCGTGCGGACGACTCAACGCCGTACTCTGTTGCTATGCCGGTGAAGAGCAAGGTCGTTATCCCCCTGTTCCTCATCATGTTCTCAAAATTGGTACCGATGAAGATGCTTGCAGTCGTCTTGTTCAGAATGGCGTCCCCTTCCGCAGGCTTTACCTTTTCGGGGACCTGGCTTTCCCGGGAGCCCGGGACCATCGAGCGCGGCAGCTTGTCGACTTCCCTGACATTCAAGCGCCGCATCATGGAATAAAGCCGCCAGGACGATTGGAACCCGGCAGGATCAGGTGTTATGATCGTGTACACGACAGGAACTGTATTGCGAAGGCTGTCTATGAGATTTTTGAGACTGTCAAGGAACGCTTCCCGGTTGAAGATCCTGTCTACGAGGTTGTTTTGGACGTCCCAGACGATGAGGCACGAATGACGGGGATCGACTATTTCCCTCAGTTCTTCATATATGGTAATGCCATGTGAATTTATCATCGACGGCTCCCTTCTTCACGATGACTATTTCTCGAACCCTGCAGTTCCATCCTATGCGGACGCTGCACGCTGTCTCAAAAGGAAACCGATTGTATCAACGTGGGGTATAACTTCGATGCGATAACGACCAGGACCGTGATCAGATGATTTTAATGGGCGAATCTGACTCCCATTTGAAATGCTTTTTCACAATCCTTCGGAAATACTTCTTTGCGTCTCTTCATTTTTTTCTCAGGATCAAATCGATCGGCGATTACTTTCGAATAATCGTCAAACTGATACGTGTCAAAGCAGAGGAGGGACTCCGAGGCGCCGAATATTCTTTTCAGGTAGCTCTCGTTCAAAGCAACATGGCGCTCGAGGCTAAAGTTCATTGATTGTTCCTCGGTCACATTCATTGTATAAATGAACCCGGTCTGGATCTTTTTCGGGAAAAGAGAAACCGGGGGATCGGTATAGGACAATACGGAAAAGAGCAGTCGTTCCATGAATGATTTCATCTCACCCGACACGGTCCCAAAATATATCGGAGAACCGAGAATGAGACCATCAGCCTCGCGTATCTTTTTCAGGATTGGCGACACGTCGTCATTCACCGCGCAGGTGCCGTAACTTTTGCCGCCCTTTGTTTTACAGGCAAAGCAGCTGCGGCATCCTTTGTAGTTCAGATCATACAGATGAACAAGCGTGGTATTCGCTCCCTGTGATGCAGCGCCTTCGAGAACTTTTTCCAGTAACGTTGCCGTGTTCCAGTTCTTCCTTGGGCTTCCATTTATCGCGATAATGTTCATGCGCGGTACCTCTCTGGTCGGGTTATCCTTATCACTCGTTGAACCTATAAAATCTCAAAGAGAGTACTACTCGGCAATTTGAGCATGAACTTGCAATTTCCAGGAAACGAAACTTCCGCAACGTGCAGGAAAAAAACCAACAGATCATTTTATATCCCTGGCGCCGATGGCCTTCAGAAACTCGCGGCTGGTTACTACCGTAGCCTGCCAGGGGAACACCTTATCCATCAATACGCGGTTCACTTCTGCATCCCGGTCCGCGCAGGCATCTGATACGACGACGAGCGAATAATCCATGTCGGCGGCCCAGCGTACCGTGGAAAGGACCACGCCGCTTGTCGAGATCCCGAATAGCACAAGCCTGTTGATATTCTTTGACCGGAGTATTGTTTCCAGGTCGGTTGTGGAAAAAGCTCCGACACGGCGCTTCGTGACCACAATATCGCCCGGTTGCGGCGCGACCCTCGGATCTATTTCTGCACCCGGCGTGCCCTCAACAAGCCGGCCTGATTGTTTCAGGCCGCTGAATAGCTTGTTCTGCGGGTTGACCTCTGGGTAGCCGTCGCGAAACCGGACGACGACGTAGATGATCTGCAGTTTCGCCTGCCGCGCTTCCTTCAGTATTGTGCTTGCTCTTTCAAGCAACGGGACCCGGACATCCTCAGAAAGCGAGCCCACGATATCGTTCTCGTAGTCCATGATGAGTACCGCTGTTCTCGTGCTATTGATGGTCAACTCCGGGCTGATCAGTACCGCCGTCCTGGGAGTATGAACAGCAGGCCCCGGTGTGCCAGCGTCTTTCGGGGTGTCTTGCTTGTCTACCGCGAAGACCGCGGTTCCCGAGAGAGCCAGACAGACAACCAAAAATGCGATTCGAACAATAGTGCGCATGATGAATGCCCTCCTGAGCGAAATGAGAAAAAATCCGGCCGCAATGCGTTACCAGAGTCGGGATGGAGACTTCGGGGCCATGTGGAGGTGACACCAAAAATGTCATTCTGAGCGCAGCGAAGAATCTCGTCTTTTCGAATACTCGAGATCCTTCTCATCGTTCAGGATGACCATGACGGAACATTTTTCAGCAGCCTGCTAAAGACCTCTCACTCCTTAACCAATGTCCACGTCTCATCCGGGTCGTACGCTTGCATCTCCTGGGCGATACTTGAGGTGTCGGGTCCGAGATTTTTCTGAAAAACCTTGCCCTGCTGGTTGACGATAAAGGCCATCACCCCCGACTTGCCCCAGTTTGATGGAAATGCGACCAGACCGAAGCCGCCGACCATGTTGCCATTGATGATGTAATCGTATTTTCCGCCCGGCGCATGCTCTCCCTGTTTTGTCAGTATCTTGAAATAGTAGCCATGAAACGGCATAGGCTGTTCCTTGAACACGGACTTTTCCTTCTTATAGCCCTCTATCCTTGCCTGTGCCACGAGCTCACCGAGCGGGCTCACTGCTTCGCCTGGCGCGTGCCTCCAGAAGAGACCGTTCTTCGTGCCGGGATCGCTCCGAAGTTTCTGTGCATACGCAAGGATCCCGTCGCCATCCCAGTCCTTCAGGACATACTCGCGCTGTGCCTTGACGTATGAGCGACAGACCAGTATGGCGGTGAGTTCGTCTTCCCCGATCCTGCGGTTCAGGACCTCTTCTTTTCCCGCTTCGGTATCAAAGATCCACTTGCCATTGACCTTTACCAGGGGGATCGGATACGGCCAGTTCTCGTTGCCTATGTGAATGATCACCTTTGAATCATTCACTTTCACGAGGCTGGTCTTCTCTGCTGCGTGTTTCGTAAATTCCTCAAATTCGGCGGCGGCCTGCACCTCGTCGCTGGAGCGAAGGTCTTTCCCGGAGGGGCCGAATATCCGGTCGAGTGCCGCCTTGTCCTTTGCCTTGACAGCCTCAACGAGTCCTTTTAAGGCATCTTCGGGAGAGGAGAAGCGTTTTTGCGATTCCGCCGCCATCAGTGGCATGCTCAAGATAAAAACAGCCATTGCAGTTACCAATAGCGCAGCAATAAAGATCATCCCTCGTGAGGAACGAGATAGGAATTTCTGTTGAATTGTCACCATAGTTTTCTTCCTCTCTGAATTCAATTTGTGACCCTTTGAAGAAAATATTTGAAGTAAACCTGCCTTTGCTACCGGCGTTGTCTGTCTCCGCTGGCGGCGTTTTTCCCTGCAGGAGCATTGCCATGGCTCGCCGGGGCAGCGGGAGATCGTGCCCCTTCACTGCTCTGGCGGCTGTTCTGGCCGCGAAGGCTCTGCTCCCTGGCCTCATTACCCCCCCGGTAACCACCAAACGTGACCGAAGGCGGACTCTCGGGCTGCATCCGCTCGCGGCCCGGACCGGGCTGAGGCTGGCTGGTGATACGTGGAGTCGGCGGTGTCGGTCGCTCGCTGACACTCGGGGTCGGCGCTGTCGGTCGCTGGCTGATACTCGGAGTCGGCGGCGTCGGTCGCTGGCTGATACTTTGAGCAGGTGGTTTCGGCCATTGGTTCACAACACCACGGCTTTCGCTGCCGCGATTGCTGTATGCGTAGGCGTCCCTTCCGCGGCCATACGTCCCTCCCGCGGGCCTGGGCTGTGTCACAGCGCTCCCCCTTGCTTCGCCTACGCGTGCATACCTGTCGGCATTCGGACCACTGGGTCGCGATGCCAGGTAACGGGCTGGGTCACCGTGCGATCTATCATGCCTCCATGTCTGGTGTATGGAGGGCCTGCTTTGGTTGACATAAACATCCCTCACGTGAACATAGGGTCTTGCATGATCGACCCAGCCGGGGCGATTCCAGCCATGATAGATCACATGGTGGTGACCCCAGTCGAAGTCCATGGTCAGCCAGCCGCCGATCGCCAGGCCGTATCCAAAGGTGATGAAAGGCGGATAACCCATGGCCGGACTTTCAACATATACAACAGAGGGTGAATACTGCGGGACGTATACGTACTGAGGTTGAGCCGGAACGATCTGGATATAGTCTCCGTCGATGATGACACTCTGTTCGGCGTTGCTGACCAGATTGCCGACGGCCCTCGCGCGCCACCTGAGCCGCTGAACCGAACTGGCCACATCTTCCGGCTGGTTGAGAAAGGCGTCTCCCACGTTGGCAGTCCAATCCATGTTATCGGCCATCATTTTAAGAACGCCGGGGTAGTGCGCAATTGCCCTAACGGACTCAGCCCAATCCTGCTCGTCAATGCTTGAAACATCACCGCCGCTATTCAGCCACGCTTCCGCATCGGCAACCTCTGCCGGATACGTCGAGGCCGGCAGTATCTGGGCCAGCAGAGGATCCGGGTAGAGAGCAATGGGCGCAAGGAGGTTATCAAGTTCGTCATCCGTGAACGATATTGAATATGTCAGGTCCTGGTCATCCCCCCAGGCTTGAACAGACAGGAGCGTTGCGATGCTCACAACAAATGCAACCAAAATGCTTTTCATGAAGGTCCTATTCACGGGCGTAGATCCTTCCTCTATTTACTGTAGGGTAGCTGGCATGCACTTGATGCTCCTCGATTGCTGTCGCAGCAAACAAACTGGAATCAGTTGACAATCTGTAAGTAGTCTTCGTAATCCTCTACATATCATTAGAGACGATTGAGAGTGAAAAGTTGAACCCTTTTCCTCTTTTATTAAAAACGTATTAAAGCCTCTATCCCTCTATTGTTGCTTTGAGCATGTACTTCACAATTCAGGCAAGATGCGACGGCAACGGACGTCAGGAAGACCTAAACGCTGTGGCCCTCACTCGTTAAGCTTCACTTTCCGAAATGACGAATGATCTCGCGATCCAGAGCTTCGTAGCTTTCAATTTACGCAACGGAAAAGCTTTTTATTTGAAATTTTGAAGTGTTCAGGATTGTCGAAATCGGCAGGCACGTTCCCTCTCGCTAGTAGGTATATGGCCTGCCGATTCTTATAGAAGGGTACTGAATAAATTGAGAATGCTCTTATGCCTTTTTTTCTGCTTTTTGTTCAATAGACTGGGTCTCCTCTTTCAGATCGTCTTTTTCGGTCATGGCTTTCTTGAATGACCGTATGCTTTTCCCCAGCCCTTCCCCAATCTCCGGCAATTTCCCGGGGCCAAATATGATTAAAACGATAAAAAGTATCAGGAGCAAATGCATCGGTCGGAAAAGTCCTTCAAACATGGAACACCTCCTTAGTATTAGGAAAAGATCGAGGAACCAACGAATACTATTGTTGACTTCCAGTATAAAACATTTTCATTATAGCATAAAAGCATAACGTAATAAGCTAAGGGGAAAGCGGAAAGTGCGGACGCGGCGACGGAAACGCTGATCTGATGAATCCTGCGGGTGAGGGATACTACAGGTCCCATAACGAGAGGTCCAGTATCAGGGAAGAAGTACCTGTGCAATGGCGTTCAGTCTCACCGCGCCCTCATAGGTCGGGGTAGCGCCCAAGCCCGTTGCGAGGCCGGGACAGATCCACCCGCCTTCGTCGAACTCATTCCAGGCGTATATCAGAATGGTGTTGGCTTCAAATTGCGCAGGATTGTTCTTCACGTCCGTGACGGCCGTAGAAAGTTCCGTCGCGATCTGCTGGGGCGTAGCTTCCAAATACCAATTGGTGTACCAGTTTGTCTGAGCCCAGGATACCGGATTTTCAATCCGGGGCCGTCCATCCCAGCCTGCAGAGACAAGGGGAACGCCCTTATCATGGCCCATCCAGGTGCCTCGGGCCAGCGACATCAGGTCGGTAAACGGCGCGCCCGTCGACGAACCTCCGTTTATTGAATAATTGCTGTAAGCATCCGGTGGGGGAGAGGTCATATTCCCCTGCATATCCACAAAATACGGGGCTCCCAAACCAGCCGCTTGCGCTCCAGTCACGAGAGGTGTCAAATCCGGCGGCGCTCCCGTATCGCCGAAAACATACACGAGGGGCCTGTTCGTCAGAACCTTCTGATAGCCGGGGTCCTGGAACTTGGCTCCAATCCAGTCGATGTTAGTCGCGGTCATCGCCGAGAGGGCGACGCCGTCCAGGATGAAGCAAAAATTTATGTCATTCTTGTGCGCACTGCTGAAATAGAGGTTCAAGGCGGTTTCTTCACCTGCAAGGAGCCGATCGCTGTTGTGGTACAAAACGTAGGCGAAATAGTTGATTCCCGCGTTCCTGGCATACGCGATTTCCTGATCGATAACCGCCTGGGTATTGGCAATGATCGAAACCTGGTCCGCGCTAATCTCGATAGCATAGAATGGCAGGCGATAATGCCAATGGTTCGGGCCCAGGTCCTTGTCAACTTGTACCCCGGCCCAATCGCTGTCCCCCATCCATGCGTCCCAACGGATCGCTCCAATCGTCGAGGTGGTTGCCCGTATGGCCACCGTTGCCGTATACGCCAGCGATGACCCGTCAGCAGCCGTCACCAGGTAGGTTACGGGACTCGTGAAGTCATTCGCCGTCACGCCGCTTACCTGAACTGTTGAACCGACCTTTACGCCGGCACCCGTGGTGGTGAAGGCCGCGACCAGCCCCGTTACATTCGTTCCCTTCGGCACGATTACGGAAATAGTCTTTGCGTTCTCATCAATCGTACCTGGTGCCGCCGGGTTCGTGAAGGAGAACGCGGTTATGGCTTTTGCATCGGAAAGCGGAATGACCACTCTTACGGTATACGCCAGCGATGACCCGTCAGCAGCCGTCACCAGGTAGGTCACGGGACTCGTGAAGTCATTCACCGTCACGTCGCTTACCTGAACTGTTGAACCGACCTTTACGCCGGCACCCGTGGTGGTGAAGACCGCGACCAGCCCCGTTACATCCGTTCCCATCGGCACGATTACGGAAATAGTCTTTAAGTTCTCATCAATCGTACCCGTTGCCGCCGGGTTCGTGAAGAAGAATGCGATTATGGCTTTTGCCGAGCTTGCTGTGACGGTTACTGTCACGGTATATGTTGCCACTGTGCCGTCCGCAGCGGTTACCGTGTAAGTCACCGGGCTCGTGAAGTCATTCGGCGTCGCGCCGCTTATTTGTACTGTTGCGACGACCTTTACGCTGGCACCATTCGTGCTGAATGTGGCTATCAGCGCGGTAACATCCGTTCCAAAAGGGACTATTACCGCAATGGTCTTTGTGCTTTCATTAATCGTACCTGTTGCCGCCGGGTTCGTGAAGGAGAACGCGGTTATGGCTTTTGCATCAGCAGGCAGAATGGTCACCGTTACGGTATACGCCAGCGATGAACCGTCAGCAGCCGTTACCAGGTAGGTTACGGGATTCGTGAAGTCATTCTCCGTCGCGCCGCTTATCTGCATTGTTGAGCCGACCTTTACGCCGGCACCCGTGGTGGTGAAGGTCGCGACCAGTCTGGTTACATTCGTTCCATTCGGCACCGTGACGGAAATAGTCTTTGCGCTCTCATCAATCGTACCTGTTGCCGCCAGGTTCGTGAAGGAGAATGCGGTAATGGCTTTTGCGTCGGAAAGCGGAATGGTCAGGCCCCCTCCGCCGCTGCATGCCGAGAGGAAGATCGATGCAAAGAAAAACAATGAGATAATTTTCTGATAAGATTTCATGGTGATAAGCCTAACATGATAAGAACCATCATTTCACCGGCTTGAAGAGCTGTTCTTTCCTTCTTTACTTTATCCTTGATTCACAGCTATGTCAACGTTCCCCTCTCCTCCCCCACCCCTTTTCCTAATATAGAGAATCTTCTCGACAACGGCATGCACCACGCCGTCCTTGTCGACCAGCTCCACGGGATACACGCGCTCAACAGACGGCTCCGCCTCCGCTGCCGCCCTGATCCGGGCGGTCTCCTCCACGCTCAAGACGAACCGAGCGTACAGCGTCCCCTTTCCCGGTTTTTTGAAATGCAGGGAAGCCGCCTTGTCCCAGACGGTATAGGAAGGACCGAGGATCTTGATCAGCATCACCATGTAAATGGGGTCCACGGCGCCGTACATGCTGCCGCCGAAAGTCGTGCCCACGTAGTTTCTCGTGCGCCAGTTCAGGGGAAGCTTCACGCGCACCTCGCGCCAGTCTGACGCGATATAGGTGATCCGCGCGCCCGTACCGCGGTAGGCGGGAAAGAAATTGAAGCCCCAGCGCATGATCTTTGTCTTGATTGATTCGGGCAAATCCCCCTCCGCTTTTCCGGCACATCTGCCCGGGATTCTACCGCAGACTGCTGCTGATTACAATATAGGAGCTCAAAAGTTCCGTTCAAGAGCGCGTCCCGTGCGCAATCTGCTTGATTTTAGCAGGTCTCAATGCTATTCTTCATAACAGAACGCTCCGGTTATGTATCAGACACGCTTGTAAAACAGCATTGAAGGAGACTCTCCCGGCACGGCCGCCTGTTCCGGTACAAGACAACGTCAAGCGTGGTTCTCTGCGTGAACTGTCACAAGATGCAGCCGCGGGCCATGCCGCAGGGGTAACGCAGATGCTCGAAGGATACCTGAAGAACATACCGCTCTTCAAGCACCTGAAGGATTCCCAGGTGCGGGAGATCGCCGCCCGCTGCAAGAGCGCCCGCTACGCCAAGGGCGACGTCATCTTTCGCAAGACCGATCCGAGCACCGACCTGTACATCGTGAACTCCGGCAGGCTCAAGGCGGTCCTGGATGATGAGGAAGGCGACGAACTCATTCTGGCGCAGTTCGAACCGGGGGCTTTCTTCGGAGAGTTGAGCCTGCTCGACGGCAAGGGACGGTCGGCCACGATCGTTGCCGACAGCGACGCCGAGCTCGCCGTGCTGAAACAAGATGTTTTCCTGGATCTCCTGGACAAGGATCCGAGGATCGCGGTGGGGCTCATGGCCACGCTGGTCGACCGTCTGCGCAAGGCCGACGATATGATAGAGTCCCTTGCCTTTCTCGAAGTCGGGGAGCGGCTTGTGAAGGCTCTCCTGGAGGCGGCGCGGTCCGGAGGACCCGGCTTGAAGGGATACCTGAAGGCCGGCAGGCTCACCCACAGGGAGCTCGCCGCCCGGATCGGTTCGTCGCGCGAGGCCGTGTCGAAATGCATGAAGGTGCTTGCGACGAAAGGCATTACCGGGGAAGCCGAGGGCCAGATACTGATCGCCTCGAACGCGCTGGAGCGCATGAAGGAAGGCGAACGGACCTAGCGCCACCACCCGGCAACGCGTGTCAGCACGGGCCTGTGAACGGCGGTGCAGAAAAGAACACTGATTTCGTGACTCCCGTTTGCTGCCGAAGACTCTCTTTTTGCATGCCTGGTTATTTCCCGCAGAATTCTGATCTTGCACGTCCTGCTTCTTGAACGCACGCCACTCAATCCCCCATAAAACAAAACGCCCGTCACGGATAGTCCGCCACGGGCGTCAACTGCTCATGTGGCTGCTCAGATCTTCGGCAGTTTCTCCAGCGACTTCTTGATGTCCTCTTCGGGATGCTCGTGGTCGAAAAGCTTCCCTTCTCGGTAATCGGCATAGGCCTGCAGATCGAGATACCCGTGGCCGGAGAGATTAAAGAGGATCGTCCTCTGCCTGCCCTCCTCCTTGGCGCGGAGCGCCTCGTCGATGGCGCAGCGGATGGCATGAGCGCTTTCGGGCGCCGGGATGATCGACTCGGTCCCGGCGAACAGCACGGCCGCCTCGAAGACCTTCGTCTGACCATAGGCCCTTGCCTCGATGATCTTGTCGTGGTAGAGCTGGGACACGATCGGCGAATCTCCATGGTACCGGAGCCCGCCGGCGTGGATGCCCGAGGGCATGAAGTCGTGGCCGAGGGTGTACATGGTCAAGAGCGGCGTCATCCCCGCAACGTCGCCGAAGTCGTAGCAGAACTCGCCCTTGGTCAGCGTGGGGCAGGACGTGGGCTCCACCGCGATCGCCCGGAGGTCCTTCTTCCTGCCGGAAAGCTTGTCATGCAGGAAGGGGAATGCGATCCCCGCAAAGTTGCTCCCGCCGCCGCAGCACGCTATCACCACGTCGGGATAATCGCCCGCGATCTCCATCTGCTTCTTGGCCTCCTGTCCGATCACGGACTGGTGCAGGCACACGTGGTTCAAGACCGAGCCGAGCGCATAGTTGGTGTCATTGTGAGTGGCCGCGTCCTCGACCGCTTCGGAGATGGCGATGCCGAGGCTCCCGGTGTTGCCCGGATCCACCTCGAGGATCTTCCTGCCGGCGTTCGTGAGCGTTGACGGGCTCGCGTGAACCGTGGCGCCCCAGGTCTCCATCATCATCCTGCGGTAGGGCTTCTGGCCGAAGCTCACCTTCACCATGTAGACCGTGACGTCGAGGCCGAAGAGTTTGCCGGCGAGCGCCATGGACGAGCCCCACTGGCCGGCCCCGGTCTCGGTCGCGATGCGCCTGATCCCCGCCTTCTTGTTATAGTAGGCCTGGGGAATGGCCGTGTTCGGCTTGTGGCTGCCCGCCGGGCTCACGCCTTCGTACTTATAATAGATC
Protein-coding sequences here:
- a CDS encoding DUF3300 domain-containing protein — encoded protein: MKSILVAFVVSIATLLSVQAWGDDQDLTYSISFTDDELDNLLAPIALYPDPLLAQILPASTYPAEVADAEAWLNSGGDVSSIDEQDWAESVRAIAHYPGVLKMMADNMDWTANVGDAFLNQPEDVASSVQRLRWRARAVGNLVSNAEQSVIIDGDYIQIVPAQPQYVYVPQYSPSVVYVESPAMGYPPFITFGYGLAIGGWLTMDFDWGHHHVIYHGWNRPGWVDHARPYVHVRDVYVNQSRPSIHQTWRHDRSHGDPARYLASRPSGPNADRYARVGEARGSAVTQPRPAGGTYGRGRDAYAYSNRGSESRGVVNQWPKPPAQSISQRPTPPTPSISQRPTAPTPSVSERPTPPTPRITSQPQPGPGRERMQPESPPSVTFGGYRGGNEAREQSLRGQNSRQSSEGARSPAAPASHGNAPAGKNAASGDRQRR
- a CDS encoding SDR family oxidoreductase, producing the protein MGKLDGKVALVTGGGRGMGRAIAEGYVQEGCCVVVTAARERAEIDSFVSAWGRDKALALLADVADFRACEGVIGETISRFGRIDVLVNNAGRGMKYVSPAFMTEPARFWETDPGTWKMVIDTNVNGPFYMARAAVPHLLRQKSGAIINVTMNYETMKRKGFSPYGPSKAALESETIIWAQDLEGTGITVNEILPGGPTDTGMIPSGIPADLRSRLLKPGIIVPLAVFLASDEGRRITGRRLTATEWSPEKADGVPASKGIGA
- a CDS encoding Crp/Fnr family transcriptional regulator; amino-acid sequence: MLEGYLKNIPLFKHLKDSQVREIAARCKSARYAKGDVIFRKTDPSTDLYIVNSGRLKAVLDDEEGDELILAQFEPGAFFGELSLLDGKGRSATIVADSDAELAVLKQDVFLDLLDKDPRIAVGLMATLVDRLRKADDMIESLAFLEVGERLVKALLEAARSGGPGLKGYLKAGRLTHRELAARIGSSREAVSKCMKVLATKGITGEAEGQILIASNALERMKEGERT
- a CDS encoding flavodoxin family protein; translation: MNIIAINGSPRKNWNTATLLEKVLEGAASQGANTTLVHLYDLNYKGCRSCFACKTKGGKSYGTCAVNDDVSPILKKIREADGLILGSPIYFGTVSGEMKSFMERLLFSVLSYTDPPVSLFPKKIQTGFIYTMNVTEEQSMNFSLERHVALNESYLKRIFGASESLLCFDTYQFDDYSKVIADRFDPEKKMKRRKEVFPKDCEKAFQMGVRFAH
- a CDS encoding isochorismatase family cysteine hydrolase, which produces MINSHGITIYEELREIVDPRHSCLIVWDVQNNLVDRIFNREAFLDSLKNLIDSLRNTVPVVYTIITPDPAGFQSSWRLYSMMRRLNVREVDKLPRSMVPGSRESQVPEKVKPAEGDAILNKTTASIFIGTNFENMMRNRGITTLLFTGIATEYGVESSARDAANRGFWPVVVSDCVSSADKEAHQRSLKNLEKLVIVKSSAEIVESIVG
- a CDS encoding nitroreductase, whose translation is MHIIDALNTRFTVRAFKPDPVDRNTLESVMEAALKAPSWANTQPWEVYVAGGEVLNRLREVYLTNLKNCVARNPDLAVPKEWPPALLKRMETLKSERMATLERVCLDKSELKDLSEMNYHFFHAPVVAYICMDRTLTPWSIFDLGLFSQSLMLAARHFGLGSAPAVTLAAHPDLIRKELKIPDDLSIIIGIALGYADAEHPQNQYRTLRRTVQEAVTFKGI
- the tatA gene encoding twin-arginine translocase TatA/TatE family subunit; the protein is MFEGLFRPMHLLLILFIVLIIFGPGKLPEIGEGLGKSIRSFKKAMTEKDDLKEETQSIEQKAEKKA
- a CDS encoding DUF4442 domain-containing protein; this encodes MPESIKTKIMRWGFNFFPAYRGTGARITYIASDWREVRVKLPLNWRTRNYVGTTFGGSMYGAVDPIYMVMLIKILGPSYTVWDKAASLHFKKPGKGTLYARFVLSVEETARIRAAAEAEPSVERVYPVELVDKDGVVHAVVEKILYIRKRGGGGEGNVDIAVNQG
- a CDS encoding cysteine hydrolase, whose translation is MRTIVRIAFLVVCLALSGTAVFAVDKQDTPKDAGTPGPAVHTPRTAVLISPELTINSTRTAVLIMDYENDIVGSLSEDVRVPLLERASTILKEARQAKLQIIYVVVRFRDGYPEVNPQNKLFSGLKQSGRLVEGTPGAEIDPRVAPQPGDIVVTKRRVGAFSTTDLETILRSKNINRLVLFGISTSGVVLSTVRWAADMDYSLVVVSDACADRDAEVNRVLMDKVFPWQATVVTSREFLKAIGARDIK
- a CDS encoding DUF2950 domain-containing protein, which produces MNSERKKTMVTIQQKFLSRSSRGMIFIAALLVTAMAVFILSMPLMAAESQKRFSSPEDALKGLVEAVKAKDKAALDRIFGPSGKDLRSSDEVQAAAEFEEFTKHAAEKTSLVKVNDSKVIIHIGNENWPYPIPLVKVNGKWIFDTEAGKEEVLNRRIGEDELTAILVCRSYVKAQREYVLKDWDGDGILAYAQKLRSDPGTKNGLFWRHAPGEAVSPLGELVAQARIEGYKKEKSVFKEQPMPFHGYYFKILTKQGEHAPGGKYDYIINGNMVGGFGLVAFPSNWGKSGVMAFIVNQQGKVFQKNLGPDTSSIAQEMQAYDPDETWTLVKE